A region of Litoribacterium kuwaitense DNA encodes the following proteins:
- a CDS encoding glycerophosphodiester phosphodiesterase family protein, which yields MKYTKLVEQLLRENDVLIACHQGSAGGNIAYNTYRSMQNAIRQGAHIVEFDVCQSKDGVFHVFHENEEPIRFNRQENFRTFTSAELKEQTLFNMNMQAVEPPPTLKDFMAQMKNHPNTLLHFDHAQKWGATLLQDLDQYEEQRETMIIKTDVAATECLEALAAHDVKYMTLPKVWSQADFEKIMEYQDQINIVGFEMIFTDPTAEYVSKEKLDSLRQAGYHTMINAIVLWNDRQSLCGGYDDDVSLLENADLGWGKLHEMGFDVIQTDWPFPLKKYLEGKGVNLVYDHSTL from the coding sequence ATGAAATATACAAAGCTCGTTGAACAGCTTCTACGTGAAAATGACGTCCTGATTGCCTGCCACCAAGGTTCCGCTGGGGGAAACATTGCCTACAACACGTACCGGTCAATGCAAAATGCCATTCGTCAAGGCGCTCATATTGTTGAATTTGACGTATGTCAATCAAAAGACGGTGTTTTTCATGTCTTTCATGAAAACGAAGAACCTATCCGCTTTAATCGCCAGGAAAATTTTCGCACGTTCACTTCGGCAGAGCTGAAAGAGCAAACGTTGTTCAACATGAATATGCAAGCCGTTGAGCCGCCGCCGACTTTAAAAGACTTCATGGCGCAGATGAAAAATCATCCCAATACGCTATTACATTTTGACCATGCGCAGAAATGGGGCGCCACTTTATTGCAGGACCTTGATCAATATGAAGAGCAGCGGGAAACAATGATCATTAAAACCGATGTCGCTGCCACAGAATGTTTAGAAGCATTAGCCGCTCACGACGTGAAATACATGACATTACCGAAAGTGTGGAGTCAGGCTGATTTCGAAAAAATTATGGAATATCAAGATCAGATTAATATCGTCGGCTTTGAGATGATTTTTACAGACCCAACAGCCGAATATGTCTCAAAAGAAAAGTTAGATTCATTAAGACAAGCAGGATACCACACGATGATCAATGCCATCGTTCTCTGGAATGATCGGCAGTCATTATGTGGGGGCTACGATGATGACGTGTCTTTATTGGAAAATGCCGATTTAGGATGGGGAAAACTGCACGAGATGGGATTTGATGTCATTCAAACAGACTGGCCTTTCCCTTTAAAGAAATATCTAGAAGGTAAAGGAGTCAATCTCGTCTATGATCATTCAACACTATAA
- a CDS encoding inositol monophosphatase family protein, translating to MIIQHYKSRYDFALQLIELCKAILQKETVEQIEEKEHANDLVTNLDKLLNKRLIDAIAQAFDDQIIGEEQSQAGNNNHTWYIDPIDGTTNCIYRKREYAISIAYEGDEGRFGLVFDVENNTLYHAHSDLGAWINGVPFERPATPDFGIIHISPPYLKEKTYEDFANLFKGIRYLEVCSIEVIRVAIGEASCFYRREQKVWDYKAAVIFAEIVGVHVDIINDDTVLVGTPFQ from the coding sequence ATGATCATTCAACACTATAAGTCACGTTACGATTTCGCCTTACAATTAATCGAGCTGTGTAAGGCCATTCTCCAAAAAGAAACAGTTGAGCAAATTGAAGAAAAAGAGCATGCAAACGATTTGGTTACAAATTTAGACAAATTGTTAAACAAAAGACTTATTGATGCCATCGCACAAGCATTCGATGATCAAATTATCGGTGAAGAGCAGTCGCAAGCAGGGAACAACAATCATACTTGGTATATTGACCCGATTGATGGTACGACGAACTGTATTTATCGCAAACGGGAATATGCGATTTCGATTGCTTATGAAGGAGATGAGGGGAGATTCGGTCTCGTTTTTGATGTAGAGAACAATACGTTATACCATGCGCATAGTGACCTAGGGGCATGGATTAACGGGGTCCCATTTGAAAGGCCTGCAACGCCTGATTTCGGCATTATTCATATTTCTCCTCCCTATTTAAAAGAGAAGACATACGAGGATTTTGCAAATTTGTTTAAAGGCATTCGTTACTTAGAAGTCTGTTCAATCGAAGTGATACGTGTTGCGATTGGAGAAGCAAGCTGTTTTTACCGAAGAGAGCAGAAGGTTTGGGATTATAAGGCTGCTGTCATTTTTGCAGAAATCGTCGGTGTCCATGTAGACATCATCAATGACGACACGGTATTGGTCGGTACACCATTTCAATAA
- a CDS encoding LacI family DNA-binding transcriptional regulator, whose amino-acid sequence MVKLEDVANKVGISKTTVSRVLNNDQTLTVTDETREKIKAAVDELGYKPLRKKKVKAKKKQYHIAMVHNDEAFRSTVDRAFYFSIRNGIEQMSLKKSINIISAPIDHLPTIKEEYANVIDGAIILGNLSRAQHEEIRKNINTDHFVVIGLANPYPDVYDQISFNTRNAVYKVLDYLISLGHEKIGCLGAQEFSGILDTDSRKLLFTKYMKEKQLYRDEWVIFGDKGTEAGQDMAKQLLELEDLPTALFIANDPTAIGVVQALQDHGLKVPEDISIVGFNGDYTTEYTYPPLSTLKVNTREMGMEAILCLLERVNDERKLAKKVEMATHIIERKSSRLISMVES is encoded by the coding sequence ATGGTTAAATTAGAAGATGTTGCTAATAAAGTAGGAATCTCCAAAACAACGGTTTCTCGTGTATTAAATAATGATCAGACCTTAACAGTGACGGATGAAACGAGAGAAAAAATTAAAGCTGCGGTTGACGAGTTAGGGTACAAACCGTTGCGCAAGAAAAAAGTGAAAGCAAAAAAGAAGCAGTATCATATTGCGATGGTTCATAATGATGAGGCGTTCAGAAGTACCGTAGACCGAGCCTTTTACTTTTCTATACGAAATGGCATCGAACAAATGAGCTTAAAGAAAAGCATCAATATCATTAGTGCGCCGATTGATCATTTACCAACCATTAAAGAAGAATACGCAAATGTGATAGACGGTGCGATTATTCTCGGAAATCTCTCCAGGGCACAGCATGAAGAGATTCGGAAAAACATCAATACCGATCATTTCGTCGTGATTGGACTTGCAAACCCATATCCAGACGTGTATGATCAAATTTCATTTAATACGAGAAACGCTGTATACAAAGTGTTAGATTATTTAATATCCCTTGGGCATGAAAAGATCGGTTGTCTAGGCGCGCAAGAGTTTTCAGGCATCTTAGACACGGATTCTCGGAAATTGCTATTCACTAAATATATGAAAGAAAAGCAATTATATCGTGATGAATGGGTTATTTTTGGTGATAAGGGTACAGAAGCTGGGCAGGACATGGCTAAACAGCTGCTTGAATTAGAAGACTTACCTACGGCTTTATTTATCGCAAATGATCCGACAGCGATTGGAGTCGTTCAAGCGTTGCAGGACCATGGGCTTAAAGTACCCGAAGATATTTCAATTGTTGGGTTTAATGGAGACTATACGACCGAATATACGTACCCGCCGCTATCAACCCTAAAAGTGAATACAAGGGAAATGGGCATGGAAGCGATTCTTTGCTTACTTGAGCGGGTGAATGATGAGCGCAAGCTGGCAAAGAAAGTAGAGATGGCTACACATATTATTGAGCGGAAAAGCAGCCGTTTGATTTCTATGGTGGAATCGTAG
- a CDS encoding DUF2262 domain-containing protein: protein MNTEEEWCEFDRRFSEEVIEIVAVTGPTGIHAGRAGGKVLWNASISLVGWKERTNDAPLIEEERRLEWLANDQEWEKTKHLFSPYSMIRLLVRKGESSFMLLQALDTSYVDDSLQQLLDEAKKPVFYEDQTFGTFQLDKRVKLFEKNLSWAGEQGILYFDWDEDEGVMKASLKTAQTLFADELEWDRKIRTFAADELVGLANDWLMDIEEGEPEPMTNEQFINLMTFESMSVYPGGDFEIFFADGDMFAGHVIIVAGNIEGTFASAEMAG, encoded by the coding sequence ATGAATACAGAAGAAGAATGGTGTGAGTTTGACCGTCGCTTTTCAGAAGAAGTTATTGAGATTGTCGCAGTCACCGGACCGACGGGCATTCATGCAGGCCGTGCAGGTGGAAAAGTGTTGTGGAATGCATCGATTTCTCTCGTTGGATGGAAGGAACGAACGAATGATGCACCACTTATCGAAGAAGAGCGACGCCTGGAGTGGCTGGCTAATGATCAAGAATGGGAAAAAACGAAGCACTTATTTTCGCCTTACTCGATGATCAGGCTCCTTGTCCGAAAAGGGGAATCATCTTTTATGCTTCTTCAAGCCTTGGACACATCATACGTCGATGACAGCTTGCAACAGTTATTAGATGAGGCGAAAAAGCCCGTGTTTTATGAGGATCAAACCTTTGGTACCTTTCAACTAGACAAAAGGGTAAAATTGTTTGAAAAAAACTTATCATGGGCAGGAGAGCAAGGAATTCTGTATTTTGACTGGGATGAAGATGAGGGTGTTATGAAAGCTTCTCTAAAAACAGCTCAAACGCTCTTCGCTGACGAACTTGAGTGGGATAGGAAAATACGTACTTTTGCTGCTGATGAATTAGTGGGGTTAGCCAACGATTGGCTCATGGATATCGAAGAAGGCGAGCCAGAGCCAATGACTAATGAACAGTTTATTAACCTTATGACATTTGAAAGCATGAGTGTATACCCAGGTGGCGATTTTGAAATCTTTTTTGCTGATGGCGACATGTTTGCGGGGCACGTCATTATTGTCGCTGGGAATATCGAAGGCACTTTTGCATCAGCGGAAATGGCGGGATGA
- a CDS encoding LacI family DNA-binding transcriptional regulator: MTIRDVAKYANVSPATVSYVLNDVKKVSEETKKRVLEAVDELGYYPDFTAVSLSKRKSNLVGIMLPLVEDSPAAMLKNNQYYHEFLSGVEMVVRNRQFDTMITGVYQPEECRQWVKKRNLDGLIFLGMFPRRLYDEMTKLNIPIVLIDTYEEYTKQLNNVQIDDERGGYLAAKHLLDLGHRQVAFIATSLENSPVDTKRYQGFLKAFHEKGVAHDRAYIFETHDITFEQGLRIGKALIQQTDQLTGIATVSDVLAIGMMKAFQEHGKKVPDDYSIVGFDDLSMSQYVTPSLTTIRQDVFEKGKAAGHLLVNAIEQPDIENQTVELPVQLMTRQSTKTLV; this comes from the coding sequence ATGACGATCAGGGATGTTGCAAAGTATGCAAACGTTTCCCCTGCAACTGTGTCTTACGTGTTAAATGATGTTAAAAAAGTATCTGAAGAAACGAAAAAGCGTGTGTTGGAGGCCGTTGACGAACTAGGCTATTATCCTGATTTTACGGCCGTTAGCTTATCAAAACGAAAATCGAATTTAGTTGGAATTATGCTTCCTTTAGTCGAAGACTCACCAGCCGCGATGTTAAAAAACAACCAATACTACCATGAGTTTTTAAGCGGTGTAGAAATGGTCGTACGAAATCGTCAATTTGATACGATGATTACAGGCGTGTATCAGCCAGAGGAATGCAGGCAGTGGGTAAAAAAAAGAAATTTAGACGGTCTTATTTTCTTAGGCATGTTCCCACGGCGCTTGTATGACGAAATGACGAAGCTGAATATCCCCATTGTATTGATTGATACGTACGAGGAGTATACGAAACAATTGAATAATGTCCAAATCGATGATGAACGAGGCGGTTATTTAGCTGCAAAGCATCTGCTCGACCTAGGACACCGGCAAGTTGCGTTTATAGCGACAAGTTTAGAAAATAGTCCTGTAGATACAAAACGTTATCAAGGTTTTTTGAAAGCGTTTCATGAAAAAGGCGTAGCGCACGATCGTGCATATATTTTTGAAACGCATGATATTACCTTTGAACAAGGCTTACGAATCGGAAAAGCGCTCATTCAGCAAACAGATCAACTCACAGGTATTGCAACAGTATCAGATGTGTTGGCCATTGGCATGATGAAGGCGTTTCAAGAGCATGGAAAAAAGGTTCCTGATGATTATTCGATTGTTGGATTTGACGATCTAAGTATGAGTCAATACGTGACACCGAGCTTAACGACAATTCGCCAAGATGTGTTTGAAAAAGGAAAAGCGGCAGGTCACTTGCTTGTGAATGCCATTGAACAACCTGATATTGAAAATCAAACGGTTGAATTGCCTGTCCAATTAATGACGAGACAATCAACGAAAACCTTAGTTTAG
- a CDS encoding extracellular solute-binding protein — protein MKNKVLFLVALALMMLVAACGPDRDRASETTGSETGDAAESEQAEQLLIWAPDDQVNAVEEITKSYTEETGIAVEVVPFAMDEQEDAMSLDGPAGHGPDLFFQPGVGSLSVKGLVQPMDVDQEVLDTYSEGSVDALSYEGDVYGLPAVVESLALYYNKELIPEAPETIADLEAIAAEMTDPANDQYGFLYPATDFYFSFPFMGGYGAEIIGKDGDNFNIDKVELASEAAAEGGALIQGWFEKGYLPNGVTMDVVTGLFNDGKVGAVINGPWALNEYKEALGDNLGTAPLPKLENGEHPKTFLGTKGWMLSAYAKNPEAATDLAIYLTNEKSLKTYYDQTGEMPAKSSILSSDEFQGDPLVAGFATQLEHATTFPPVPALSAVWEPMGDALTFITEGEDVQESLDSAVETIKQDIEMNYK, from the coding sequence ATGAAGAACAAAGTACTGTTTCTCGTCGCATTGGCTTTAATGATGCTTGTCGCAGCGTGTGGTCCAGATCGTGATCGCGCTTCCGAGACGACAGGATCAGAAACTGGAGATGCGGCTGAATCCGAACAAGCAGAACAACTACTCATTTGGGCTCCAGATGATCAAGTAAATGCAGTAGAGGAAATTACAAAAAGCTATACTGAAGAAACTGGGATTGCTGTCGAAGTTGTACCTTTTGCTATGGATGAACAAGAAGACGCCATGTCATTAGACGGGCCAGCCGGGCATGGACCTGACCTTTTCTTCCAGCCAGGAGTTGGAAGTTTGTCAGTAAAAGGTCTTGTTCAACCAATGGACGTTGATCAAGAGGTACTGGATACGTATTCTGAAGGTTCAGTTGATGCGTTAAGTTATGAAGGAGACGTTTACGGTTTACCTGCAGTCGTTGAATCATTGGCGCTCTATTATAATAAAGAACTCATTCCCGAAGCGCCTGAAACGATTGCTGATTTAGAAGCAATTGCAGCAGAGATGACGGACCCTGCCAACGATCAATACGGATTTTTATACCCAGCAACAGATTTTTATTTCTCCTTCCCATTCATGGGAGGTTATGGCGCAGAAATTATTGGTAAAGACGGCGACAACTTCAACATTGATAAGGTTGAGCTAGCGAGCGAGGCAGCTGCGGAAGGTGGAGCGTTAATTCAAGGATGGTTTGAAAAAGGCTATTTACCGAATGGCGTAACGATGGATGTCGTGACTGGGTTGTTTAATGACGGAAAAGTCGGCGCGGTCATTAATGGACCTTGGGCGCTTAATGAATACAAAGAAGCATTAGGCGACAATTTAGGAACGGCGCCGTTGCCGAAGCTTGAGAATGGTGAGCACCCAAAAACGTTCTTAGGAACGAAAGGATGGATGCTTTCTGCTTACGCAAAAAATCCAGAAGCGGCGACAGATTTAGCAATCTATTTAACAAATGAGAAATCGCTGAAGACGTACTACGATCAAACTGGTGAAATGCCAGCGAAATCGTCTATTTTAAGCAGTGACGAATTCCAAGGAGACCCATTAGTTGCAGGCTTTGCGACACAATTAGAGCATGCAACGACTTTCCCGCCAGTGCCAGCACTTTCAGCTGTCTGGGAGCCAATGGGGGATGCCTTAACCTTCATCACAGAAGGTGAAGATGTACAAGAAAGCTTGGACAGTGCAGTAGAAACGATTAAACAGGATATCGAGATGAATTATAAATAA
- a CDS encoding carbohydrate ABC transporter permease codes for MATGEARKHNAKLAVFLSIVPGLGQMYNRRYIKGSIFLVLTAAFLIVFYDILNIGYWGLFTLGEIPAIDDSRVLLAQGIIALILSAFALTFYIANLIDARNDAKKIQEGFALTNFKDAVRHAWDYAFPYVLTGPGLTLLVFVVIFPLLFMAFLAFTNYTLMNSPPKNLLDWVGFDNFKALLTIPIWRNTFFSVLSWTLIWTFVATTLQIALALYLAVVVNDPRVKMKKLIRTVLILPWAVPSFVTILIFAALFNDNFGAINRDILMPLIDTKIPWLSDPFWARIALISIQTWLGFPFVFALFTGVLQSISSAWYEAADMDGANRLQKFKNITFPHVMFATAPLLIMQYAGNFNNFNIIYLFNEGGPAVKGQNAGGTDILISWVYDLTFESSQFSIAAAISLILGLIVAVFAFFQFRKTSSFKEEGKM; via the coding sequence ATGGCAACTGGAGAAGCCCGGAAGCACAACGCTAAGCTAGCAGTCTTTTTATCCATTGTTCCAGGCCTTGGCCAAATGTATAATCGGCGCTACATCAAAGGCTCCATTTTTTTAGTTTTGACAGCTGCTTTTTTAATCGTCTTTTATGACATTTTAAATATTGGCTATTGGGGACTGTTCACATTAGGAGAAATTCCCGCTATCGACGATTCGCGGGTGTTGTTAGCACAAGGGATTATTGCGCTCATTTTGTCAGCCTTTGCCTTAACCTTTTATATAGCGAATTTAATTGATGCACGAAATGATGCTAAAAAAATTCAAGAAGGCTTTGCGCTTACAAACTTTAAAGACGCTGTTAGACATGCATGGGATTATGCTTTTCCTTATGTGCTAACAGGTCCAGGTCTCACCTTGCTCGTTTTTGTCGTTATTTTCCCACTGTTATTTATGGCCTTTCTTGCTTTTACGAATTATACGTTAATGAATTCACCGCCAAAAAACTTGCTCGATTGGGTCGGGTTTGACAACTTTAAAGCGTTATTAACGATCCCGATTTGGCGCAACACATTCTTTTCGGTGCTTTCGTGGACATTAATTTGGACATTTGTAGCGACAACGCTGCAAATTGCTCTCGCATTGTATCTTGCAGTGGTTGTGAACGACCCAAGGGTCAAAATGAAAAAGCTTATTCGCACTGTGCTCATTCTTCCGTGGGCGGTTCCAAGCTTTGTGACGATTCTCATCTTTGCTGCCTTATTTAACGACAACTTCGGTGCGATTAATAGAGACATACTAATGCCTCTCATTGATACGAAAATTCCGTGGTTAAGTGATCCGTTTTGGGCGCGAATCGCCTTAATTTCAATCCAAACGTGGTTAGGCTTTCCGTTTGTGTTTGCGTTATTTACCGGTGTATTGCAAAGTATTTCGTCGGCGTGGTATGAGGCTGCCGACATGGATGGAGCGAATCGGTTGCAAAAGTTTAAAAACATTACTTTTCCACATGTTATGTTTGCGACCGCTCCGTTATTAATTATGCAGTATGCAGGAAACTTTAATAACTTTAACATCATTTACTTATTTAACGAAGGTGGACCCGCTGTGAAAGGTCAAAATGCCGGCGGAACAGACATTTTAATTTCGTGGGTGTACGATTTAACATTTGAATCGAGTCAGTTCAGTATCGCCGCTGCGATTTCGTTAATCTTAGGTTTGATCGTCGCCGTCTTCGCCTTCTTTCAGTTTAGAAAAACATCGTCCTTTAAAGAGGAGGGAAAAATGTAA
- a CDS encoding sugar ABC transporter permease yields MSRKMKNALELTGIYGSILVMFVLILYPLLWTFGLSLNPGSSLFGASMIPEDWSFKHYMWLFTDPESDYLLWYKNTLIVALATSLGSTIFVSLVAYAFSRYRFVGRKYGLYAFLLLQMFPVLMAMVAIYILLNLIGLLDSLLGLILIYIGGSIPMNAFLVKGYFDTIPRELDESARMDGAGHFRVLFTIMLPLAKPILAVVALFNFMAPFMDFILPRIVLRSPENYTLALGLYNFVNAEFANNFTRFAAGSILIAVPIALVFLMLQRYLISGLTSGATKG; encoded by the coding sequence ATGAGCCGAAAAATGAAGAACGCTTTAGAGCTTACTGGGATTTATGGAAGCATTCTCGTCATGTTTGTCCTCATTTTATATCCTCTTCTTTGGACATTTGGGTTGTCATTAAACCCTGGATCAAGCTTGTTTGGAGCAAGTATGATCCCGGAAGACTGGTCTTTTAAGCATTATATGTGGCTGTTTACGGATCCAGAGAGTGATTATTTACTCTGGTATAAAAATACGTTGATCGTCGCATTAGCAACGTCGCTAGGCTCAACGATTTTTGTCTCACTCGTCGCTTACGCATTTTCAAGGTATCGTTTTGTCGGCAGAAAGTACGGGTTGTACGCCTTTTTACTTCTGCAAATGTTTCCGGTCCTAATGGCGATGGTTGCCATCTACATTTTACTCAATTTGATTGGTCTGCTTGATTCGCTCCTAGGATTAATTTTAATTTACATCGGTGGGTCCATTCCGATGAACGCTTTTCTCGTCAAAGGCTATTTTGACACGATTCCACGCGAGCTCGATGAGTCAGCGCGCATGGATGGCGCAGGGCATTTTCGCGTTCTTTTTACAATTATGCTTCCGCTCGCCAAACCGATATTAGCGGTCGTCGCCTTGTTTAACTTTATGGCGCCATTTATGGATTTCATTTTGCCGCGGATTGTATTAAGAAGTCCGGAAAATTACACGTTAGCCTTAGGGCTTTATAACTTTGTCAACGCCGAATTCGCGAACAATTTTACCCGTTTTGCCGCAGGCTCCATTTTAATTGCAGTTCCGATCGCTCTTGTTTTCTTAATGCTACAACGATATTTAATCAGCGGACTGACATCTGGGGCAACGAAAGGATAA
- a CDS encoding glycoside hydrolase family 31 protein, with the protein MQEGSAAILPDQENELKQQPYKRIGSLVSHTFHQQEALELQCEHGFVSVLFYRDDIVRILMNPKETPQKQSTLAVVKERENVELTLTENEHNLTLSSSKLTLNINRAPVTIAIYDQDGRVLVEETEHGMAFNSKQEVISFKKMDANDHFYGFGEKTSFLDKRGEKMTMWNTDVFAPHNPEIDALYQSIPYFMTIRNGQAHGIFLDNPAKTVFDMKSSTEQYSMKAERGQLDYYIFAGPTPKDVLEQYTAITGKMPLPPKWALGYHQSRYSYKNEQEVRALVQTFKEKRIPLDAIYLDIHYMDGYRVFTFDEDRFPNPKQLMQELKDEGIHVVPIVDPGVKEDPEYFVYQEGVKDDHFCKYIDGTIYHGDVWPGNSAFPDFTKAEVRKWWGDNHTFYTDLGIEGVWNDMNEPAVFNETKTMDVKVVHDNDGDPQTHGELHNLYGFLMGKATHEGLKEQINGKRPFLLTRAGFAGVQRYATVWTGDNRSFWEHLQMALPMCMNLGVSGVPFCGPDVGGFAHDTNGQLLARWTQFGTFTPYFRNHSELHSLPQEPWQFGETYEKVIKKYIEQRYVWMPYLYTLFQEASVTGTPVMRPLVLEYPNDKHTFNLSDQFMIGSDVIVAPILTPDTYHRVVYLPEGRWVNYWTNEKLEGGKHHLVEAPLDTLPIFVKEGAVITHGAVKRSTETKEEQLTVHVYPKEGETSTFTYYEDDGRTYGYESGEFYTCKIEAAIDNEQVNITMNVENDGYQPDWKAVKFIVHGVADHVKVTVDGKEQVTEVNAKGCVQTNLQR; encoded by the coding sequence ATGCAGGAAGGTAGCGCAGCGATTTTACCTGATCAGGAAAATGAACTTAAGCAACAACCGTACAAGCGTATTGGCTCACTCGTTTCACACACTTTTCATCAACAAGAAGCGTTAGAGTTACAATGTGAGCACGGTTTCGTCTCGGTCCTGTTTTATCGCGATGACATCGTACGTATTTTAATGAACCCGAAAGAAACGCCTCAGAAACAGTCTACGCTCGCTGTTGTAAAGGAACGAGAAAACGTCGAGCTGACCTTAACAGAGAATGAGCATAACCTAACGCTGTCGAGCAGTAAGCTCACGCTTAACATCAATCGTGCTCCTGTGACAATTGCAATCTACGATCAAGATGGGCGTGTGCTTGTAGAAGAGACAGAGCATGGGATGGCATTTAACAGTAAACAAGAAGTGATTAGTTTTAAAAAGATGGACGCTAATGACCATTTTTATGGTTTTGGGGAAAAGACGAGCTTTTTAGATAAGCGCGGCGAAAAAATGACGATGTGGAATACTGATGTGTTTGCACCGCATAACCCTGAAATTGACGCGCTTTATCAGTCGATCCCTTACTTTATGACGATTCGCAACGGTCAGGCGCACGGTATCTTTTTGGACAATCCAGCGAAAACCGTTTTTGATATGAAATCATCGACTGAGCAATATTCCATGAAAGCAGAGCGAGGGCAGCTTGACTACTACATTTTTGCCGGTCCGACACCAAAGGATGTGCTTGAGCAGTATACAGCGATTACGGGGAAAATGCCGTTACCGCCAAAGTGGGCATTAGGATATCATCAATCACGCTACAGCTATAAAAATGAGCAAGAAGTGCGAGCGCTCGTGCAAACATTTAAGGAAAAAAGGATTCCGTTAGATGCCATTTATTTAGATATTCATTATATGGATGGCTACCGTGTCTTTACGTTTGATGAAGACCGTTTTCCAAATCCGAAGCAACTGATGCAGGAGTTGAAAGACGAAGGCATTCACGTCGTTCCGATCGTTGACCCCGGCGTTAAAGAAGACCCAGAGTACTTTGTATATCAAGAAGGGGTTAAAGACGATCATTTCTGTAAATACATTGATGGGACCATATATCACGGCGACGTTTGGCCGGGCAACAGCGCCTTTCCTGATTTTACAAAAGCAGAAGTACGAAAATGGTGGGGCGACAACCATACATTTTACACCGATTTAGGCATTGAAGGTGTATGGAATGATATGAACGAGCCGGCTGTGTTTAATGAAACGAAAACGATGGATGTCAAAGTCGTACATGACAACGATGGTGATCCGCAAACGCATGGTGAGCTCCACAACTTATACGGATTTTTAATGGGGAAAGCGACGCATGAAGGTTTGAAAGAACAAATTAACGGCAAACGTCCATTCTTATTAACGCGGGCAGGGTTTGCTGGTGTACAACGGTATGCGACCGTATGGACTGGGGACAACCGTAGTTTCTGGGAACACTTACAGATGGCATTACCGATGTGTATGAATTTAGGTGTATCAGGAGTTCCTTTCTGTGGACCGGATGTCGGCGGATTTGCCCACGATACGAATGGTCAACTGCTCGCACGCTGGACGCAGTTCGGTACTTTCACACCCTATTTTAGAAATCATAGTGAATTACATTCGCTCCCACAAGAACCTTGGCAATTCGGTGAAACGTATGAAAAAGTCATCAAAAAGTATATTGAGCAACGTTATGTATGGATGCCATACTTGTATACGTTATTTCAAGAAGCGAGTGTGACTGGAACGCCCGTTATGCGCCCATTAGTCCTCGAGTACCCGAATGATAAACATACGTTTAACTTGTCTGATCAGTTTATGATCGGCTCCGATGTCATCGTCGCACCGATTTTAACCCCGGATACGTATCATCGGGTTGTGTACTTGCCAGAAGGTCGATGGGTCAACTACTGGACGAACGAAAAGTTAGAAGGCGGCAAGCATCACCTCGTCGAAGCGCCTTTAGATACCTTGCCAATCTTTGTCAAAGAAGGCGCAGTTATCACACATGGAGCAGTCAAGCGCTCTACGGAAACAAAAGAAGAACAGCTTACTGTTCATGTGTATCCAAAAGAAGGCGAAACTTCAACTTTCACGTATTACGAAGATGACGGCAGAACGTACGGCTATGAATCTGGCGAGTTTTATACGTGTAAGATCGAGGCGGCAATTGACAACGAGCAGGTAAACATAACGATGAATGTAGAGAATGACGGCTATCAGCCTGATTGGAAAGCGGTGAAATTCATCGTACATGGTGTCGCAGATCATGTGAAAGTGACAGTGGATGGAAAGGAACAAGTGACAGAAGTGAACGCAAAAGGTTGTGTTCAAACGAATTTACAGCGATAA